A genomic window from Bradyrhizobium lupini includes:
- a CDS encoding acetyl-CoA carboxylase biotin carboxyl carrier protein subunit — protein MPEIKIVTEIAGRVCATPVQVGGTVADGDEIVVVEAMKMEIPVLSPVSGEITSLLVKLDDVVTEGQAIAIVAS, from the coding sequence ATGCCAGAAATTAAGATCGTCACGGAGATCGCCGGACGCGTCTGCGCAACTCCCGTGCAAGTTGGAGGAACCGTTGCAGATGGCGATGAGATTGTGGTGGTCGAAGCGATGAAGATGGAGATACCGGTGCTTTCGCCTGTGAGCGGCGAGATCACATCGCTTCTGGTGAAGCTCGACGACGTCGTTACCGAAGGACAGGCGATCGCAATCGTC